From the genome of Mesorhizobium japonicum MAFF 303099, one region includes:
- a CDS encoding L-threonylcarbamoyladenylate synthase, whose amino-acid sequence MAEILAVGEALERALALLGDGDVVAIPTETVYGLAGDATNGIGVARIFEAKGRPRFNPLIAHVADMAMAERIAVFDPLSKKLAQAFWPGPLTLVLPQRPGNGIHPLVTAGLDTIALRMPRGFGGDLIAKLGRPLAAPSANSSGRISATTAQAVAADLGARIKLVVDGGATPVGLESTIVKAEGAGVRLLRPGGIAAEEIEAAIGMELLRGGGAGIEAPGMLASHYAPGAAMRLNAGMVGEGEALLGFGGNRAEGWRNATAFLNLSASGDLREAASNLFAYMQELDRSGARTIAVETIPFDGLGEAINDRLARAAAPRDNAQPTT is encoded by the coding sequence GTGGCTGAGATACTTGCCGTCGGCGAGGCGTTGGAGCGGGCGCTGGCTTTGCTTGGGGATGGCGATGTCGTCGCCATTCCGACGGAAACCGTCTACGGGCTAGCCGGCGACGCCACCAACGGCATCGGCGTGGCGCGCATCTTCGAGGCCAAGGGGCGGCCGCGCTTCAATCCGCTGATCGCCCATGTCGCCGACATGGCGATGGCCGAGCGCATCGCGGTGTTCGATCCGCTGTCGAAGAAACTCGCGCAGGCGTTCTGGCCGGGCCCGCTGACCCTGGTGCTGCCGCAGCGGCCTGGCAACGGCATCCATCCGCTGGTCACGGCCGGGCTCGACACGATCGCCTTGCGCATGCCGAGGGGCTTTGGCGGCGACCTCATCGCAAAGCTCGGCCGGCCGCTTGCCGCGCCCAGCGCCAATTCCTCCGGCAGGATCAGCGCGACGACGGCACAAGCGGTGGCGGCCGATCTCGGCGCCCGCATCAAACTGGTGGTCGATGGCGGCGCGACGCCGGTCGGGCTGGAATCGACCATCGTCAAGGCCGAAGGGGCAGGAGTGCGCCTGCTCCGGCCTGGTGGCATCGCCGCCGAGGAGATCGAGGCGGCCATCGGCATGGAGCTGTTGCGCGGCGGAGGGGCGGGCATCGAGGCGCCAGGCATGCTCGCCTCGCACTATGCGCCAGGTGCTGCCATGCGGCTCAATGCCGGAATGGTCGGTGAGGGCGAAGCGTTGCTCGGCTTCGGCGGCAACCGGGCTGAAGGCTGGCGCAATGCCACAGCCTTCCTCAACCTGTCAGCATCAGGTGACCTGCGCGAAGCGGCGAGCAATCTTTTCGCCTATATGCAGGAACTCGATCGCAGCGGTGCGCGCACCATCGCGGTGGAGACGATCCCCTTCGATGGGCTCGGCGAGGCCATCAACGACCGGCTCGCTCGCGCGGCCGCCCCTCGTGACAATGCACAGCCCACAACATAG
- a CDS encoding FAD-binding oxidoreductase: protein MTEILQKLDPALIDRFAAIVGDKYALRDEQDIAPYLIERRGLWHGATSLVLRPGSVDEVSRIMRLATETGTPIVPQSGNTGLVGAQVPDKSGREIILSLSRLNRIREIDILSNTVTAEAGVILQTLQEAADAADRLFPLSLAAQGSCQIGGNLSSNAGGTGVLAYGNARELCLGVEVVLPTGEVFDDLRKLKKDNTGYDLKDLFVGAEGTLGIITAAVLKLFPNPKGREVAFAGLSSPEAALSLFSLAMDRAGASLTAFELIGKRPYDFTLKHGQGVVRPLADDWPWYVLMQISSGRSEADGRALIEEVLADGLQQGIVGDAVVAASLAQGDAFWNFRETLPECQKPEGASIKHDISVPIASIPRFIAEAAGAVASVSAGARVVCFGHMGDGNLHYNISRPIDGDDEAFLALYHPMNKAVHDVVRSFHGSISAEHGIGQLKRDELIATAPPMAIDLMRRVKAAFDPAGIMNPGKVI from the coding sequence ATGACCGAAATTTTGCAAAAACTCGATCCCGCTCTCATCGACCGCTTCGCGGCGATCGTCGGTGACAAATACGCGCTGCGCGATGAGCAGGACATCGCGCCCTATCTCATCGAGCGGCGCGGGCTCTGGCATGGCGCAACATCGCTGGTGCTGCGGCCGGGCAGTGTCGACGAGGTCAGCCGCATCATGCGGCTGGCGACCGAGACGGGAACGCCCATCGTGCCGCAAAGCGGCAACACCGGGCTGGTCGGTGCCCAGGTGCCCGACAAATCCGGCCGCGAGATCATCCTTTCGCTGTCGCGGCTGAACCGCATCCGCGAGATCGACATCCTGTCCAACACCGTGACGGCGGAGGCTGGCGTCATCCTGCAGACGCTGCAGGAGGCGGCCGACGCCGCCGACCGGCTGTTTCCGCTGTCGCTGGCAGCCCAGGGCTCCTGCCAGATCGGCGGCAATCTTTCTTCCAACGCCGGCGGCACCGGTGTGCTGGCCTACGGCAATGCGCGTGAACTCTGTCTCGGCGTCGAGGTGGTACTGCCGACGGGCGAGGTCTTCGACGATCTGCGCAAATTGAAGAAGGACAACACCGGCTACGATCTGAAGGACCTGTTCGTCGGCGCCGAAGGCACGCTGGGAATCATCACCGCCGCTGTGCTGAAGCTGTTCCCGAACCCGAAGGGGCGTGAGGTCGCATTCGCCGGCCTGTCGTCGCCCGAGGCGGCGCTATCTTTGTTCAGCCTGGCGATGGACCGCGCCGGCGCTTCGCTCACGGCCTTCGAACTGATCGGCAAGAGACCTTACGATTTCACGCTCAAGCATGGTCAAGGTGTCGTGCGGCCGCTGGCCGATGATTGGCCCTGGTATGTCTTGATGCAGATTTCTTCCGGCCGCTCGGAAGCCGATGGACGGGCGCTGATAGAAGAGGTGCTGGCGGATGGTCTCCAGCAAGGCATCGTTGGCGATGCGGTGGTCGCGGCAAGCCTCGCCCAGGGCGACGCTTTCTGGAACTTCCGCGAGACGCTACCCGAATGCCAGAAGCCGGAGGGCGCCTCGATCAAGCACGATATTTCGGTGCCGATCGCCTCAATCCCACGCTTCATCGCAGAGGCCGCAGGCGCGGTGGCGTCAGTCAGTGCCGGCGCCCGCGTGGTCTGCTTCGGCCATATGGGGGATGGCAATCTTCATTATAACATCTCGCGGCCCATCGATGGCGACGATGAGGCCTTTCTCGCCCTCTACCATCCCATGAACAAAGCCGTGCACGATGTCGTGCGCTCCTTCCACGGTTCGATCTCGGCCGAGCACGGCATCGGCCAGTTGAAGCGCGACGAACTGATCGCCACGGCGCCGCCGATGGCCATTGATCTGATGCGCCGAGTGAAGGCTGCCTTCGATCCGGCCGGCATCATGAATCCCGGTAAGGTTATCTGA
- a CDS encoding DUF6101 family protein: protein MNTGLKPVWAGRNMRLDPFRLPQMVSYATRDDYGDVTFTIDHRGAVIRRMLEMSGVPAIIALPANAFRGVAARAMEDPEGNVTVTLELLHNDPMLSVPLLVADDLDDVAADWRAWADAYRLPMLLIESDGVARTLEESLGAAIKTLPPQDRRKGRVSNTRRPRFLARRRAGNLGLRLVIDGQEIISRD, encoded by the coding sequence ATGAACACCGGACTGAAGCCAGTCTGGGCGGGACGCAACATGCGCCTCGACCCATTCCGACTGCCCCAGATGGTCAGCTACGCCACGCGCGACGATTATGGCGACGTGACGTTCACCATCGACCACCGTGGCGCCGTGATACGCCGCATGCTCGAGATGAGCGGCGTGCCGGCGATCATCGCCCTGCCGGCCAATGCGTTCCGCGGCGTCGCCGCCCGCGCAATGGAGGATCCGGAAGGCAATGTCACGGTGACCCTGGAACTCCTGCACAATGATCCGATGCTGTCGGTGCCTCTGCTGGTGGCCGACGATCTCGACGATGTCGCCGCCGACTGGCGCGCCTGGGCCGATGCCTACCGGCTGCCGATGCTGTTGATCGAATCGGACGGCGTCGCCCGCACCCTGGAAGAATCGCTCGGCGCCGCCATCAAGACGCTGCCGCCGCAGGATCGCCGCAAGGGCCGCGTTTCCAACACGCGCCGCCCGCGCTTCCTTGCCCGCCGCAGGGCCGGCAACCTCGGTCTCAGGCTGGTCATCGACGGCCAGGAGATCATTTCGCGCGACTGA
- the ubiA gene encoding 4-hydroxybenzoate octaprenyltransferase translates to MEPIQSKAAQGRVADAPNGHWVYRVLPRSVWPYAQLARWDRPIGWQLLLWPCWWSAALAASAYPRPGDPLLSLLPAPLYLVLFLVGAIAMRGAGCTYNDIVDENIDNQVDRTRSRPLPSGQTTRRRAWLFLVLQALVGLAVLLQFNSFAILLGICSLAIVAIYPFMKRITNWPQLFLGLAFSWGALMGWAVEFGDLDGPAIMLYIGSILWVIGYDTIYAHQDKEDDAIVGVRSTARLFGDNTKSWLAGLYGGTLICFAIAFASAQAPVVALAGLIAAGAHMARQIAVLDINDPDQCLRLFRSNNQVGWLIFLGLIGGALWVALKPLV, encoded by the coding sequence ATGGAACCTATCCAGTCGAAAGCCGCCCAGGGCCGTGTTGCCGATGCACCGAACGGCCATTGGGTCTACCGCGTCCTGCCGCGCTCGGTTTGGCCCTACGCGCAGCTCGCGCGATGGGACAGGCCGATCGGCTGGCAGTTGCTTTTGTGGCCATGCTGGTGGTCGGCGGCGCTCGCGGCAAGCGCCTATCCGCGCCCCGGCGACCCGCTGCTCTCACTGCTGCCTGCGCCGTTGTATCTCGTGCTGTTCCTGGTCGGCGCCATTGCCATGCGCGGCGCCGGCTGCACCTACAACGACATCGTCGACGAGAACATCGACAACCAGGTCGATCGCACTCGCTCGCGTCCGCTGCCGTCGGGCCAGACCACGCGCCGGCGGGCCTGGCTGTTTCTTGTGCTGCAGGCCCTGGTCGGCCTTGCCGTGCTCCTGCAGTTTAACAGCTTCGCCATTCTGCTCGGCATCTGCTCGCTGGCGATCGTCGCCATCTATCCATTCATGAAGCGTATAACCAACTGGCCGCAATTGTTTCTCGGCCTTGCCTTTTCCTGGGGTGCGCTGATGGGATGGGCGGTCGAGTTCGGCGATCTCGATGGCCCCGCCATCATGCTCTATATCGGCTCGATCCTGTGGGTGATCGGCTACGACACGATCTATGCGCACCAGGACAAGGAAGACGACGCCATTGTCGGCGTGCGCTCGACGGCGCGGCTGTTCGGCGACAACACCAAGTCGTGGCTGGCCGGGCTTTACGGCGGCACGCTGATTTGTTTCGCCATCGCCTTCGCCTCGGCGCAGGCGCCGGTGGTGGCGCTCGCCGGACTGATCGCCGCCGGCGCCCATATGGCACGGCAGATCGCGGTTCTGGATATCAACGATCCGGACCAATGCCTGCGGCTGTTCCGGTCGAACAACCAGGTCGGCTGGCTGATCTTCCTCGGCCTGATCGGCGGCGCGCTGTGGGTGGCGCTGAAGCCGCTGGTATAG
- a CDS encoding LysR family transcriptional regulator, producing MSPSLTQLRYLVAVARHGSVTGAARTLNISQPSISVAIDAIEKDFGQKLFVRQRGSGVSLTSFGRAVVAKAKQVLAEADELMSLSSGNSAVGGELVLGCFEDLAPYFAPGLIRAFSERHPDVAVIVRDETFETLGRRLADAAIDLGLSYDLGLPSHFARILLHELRPHALLPAGHALADHAEVSLADMAAYPLITTDQPHSWQHMLDLFRSRGLSPVADRATSSFELQRSMVANGFGVAISYTRPQGDRSYDGLPLICKPLSDPLPMQRIILTYDTHQRVSNAALAFVETAKAWFSTRDIFAS from the coding sequence ATGAGCCCCAGCCTCACCCAATTGCGTTATCTGGTCGCCGTCGCCCGCCATGGCAGCGTCACCGGCGCGGCCAGGACGCTGAACATTTCGCAGCCCTCGATTTCGGTGGCGATCGACGCGATCGAAAAGGATTTCGGCCAGAAACTGTTCGTGCGCCAGCGCGGCAGCGGCGTTTCGCTGACCTCCTTCGGCCGTGCCGTCGTGGCGAAGGCGAAACAGGTTCTTGCCGAGGCGGACGAACTGATGAGCCTGAGCTCGGGCAATTCAGCCGTCGGCGGCGAGCTGGTGCTTGGATGTTTCGAGGATCTGGCGCCCTATTTCGCGCCGGGTCTGATCCGCGCTTTTTCCGAACGCCATCCAGATGTCGCCGTCATCGTTCGCGACGAAACGTTCGAGACGCTCGGACGGCGTCTCGCTGACGCCGCCATCGATCTCGGCCTTAGCTATGATCTTGGCCTGCCCTCGCATTTCGCCCGCATCCTGCTGCACGAGTTGCGGCCGCATGCATTGCTGCCGGCAGGCCATGCGCTGGCGGACCACGCCGAGGTCAGCCTGGCGGACATGGCCGCCTATCCGCTGATCACGACGGACCAGCCGCACAGCTGGCAGCACATGCTCGATCTGTTCCGCAGCCGTGGCCTGTCGCCGGTAGCCGACAGGGCGACAAGTTCGTTCGAACTCCAGCGGAGCATGGTGGCGAACGGTTTTGGTGTCGCCATCAGCTACACCCGCCCGCAAGGCGACCGTAGCTATGATGGACTGCCCTTGATCTGCAAGCCGCTGTCGGATCCGCTGCCGATGCAGCGCATCATCCTCACCTATGACACGCACCAACGCGTGTCGAATGCGGCACTGGCATTCGTCGAGACGGCGAAAGCCTGGTTTTCCACGCGCGACATCTTCGCGTCGTGA
- a CDS encoding phytanoyl-CoA dioxygenase family protein, with translation MASQTAARAIDTGLIEAETIADYQRDGAVCIRGAFKGWVDTIAAGIERNMQNRSATASDIANGRGSFFDDYCNWERIPEFVELVRKSPAAELAAAVMQSRTAQFFHDHVLVKEPGTQKPTPWHQDIPYYFVDGRQTVSFWIPIDPVKEATLRLIAGSHKWDKMILPVRWLDDSNFYAGEGDYLPVPDPDKDPSMKVLEWEMEPGDAILFDFRTAHGARGNLTSARRRALSLRWVGDDAHYVERPGRTSPPYHGHGMQPGQRLREDWFPVVFPA, from the coding sequence ATGGCTTCCCAGACAGCTGCCCGCGCCATCGACACCGGCCTGATCGAGGCGGAGACGATTGCCGACTACCAGCGTGACGGCGCGGTTTGTATCCGCGGCGCTTTCAAGGGCTGGGTCGATACGATTGCCGCCGGCATCGAGCGCAACATGCAAAACCGCAGCGCCACCGCGTCCGACATCGCCAATGGCCGCGGCAGTTTCTTCGACGATTACTGCAACTGGGAGCGCATTCCTGAATTCGTGGAGCTGGTGCGGAAATCGCCGGCCGCCGAACTGGCGGCGGCGGTGATGCAGTCGCGCACCGCGCAGTTCTTCCACGATCACGTTCTGGTCAAGGAGCCCGGCACGCAGAAGCCGACGCCCTGGCATCAGGATATTCCGTACTACTTCGTCGACGGCCGACAGACGGTGAGCTTCTGGATCCCCATCGATCCGGTGAAGGAGGCGACGCTGCGCCTGATCGCCGGCTCGCACAAATGGGACAAGATGATCCTGCCGGTGCGCTGGCTCGACGACAGCAATTTTTACGCCGGCGAGGGCGACTATCTGCCGGTGCCGGATCCCGACAAGGATCCGTCGATGAAAGTGCTCGAATGGGAGATGGAGCCGGGCGACGCCATTCTGTTCGACTTCCGCACCGCGCATGGCGCGCGCGGCAATTTGACCTCGGCACGGCGCCGGGCGCTGTCGCTGCGTTGGGTTGGCGACGATGCCCATTATGTCGAGCGGCCGGGTCGCACCTCGCCGCCCTATCACGGCCATGGCATGCAGCCCGGCCAGAGGCTGCGCGAGGATTGGTTCCCGGTCGTCTTCCCCGCCTAA
- the purD gene encoding phosphoribosylamine--glycine ligase, giving the protein MNVLLLGSGGREHALAWKIAASPLLTKLYAAPGNPGIGAEAELVKLDITDHAAVTAFCQEKKIDLVVVGPEGPLVAGIADDLRAENIRVFGPSKAAARLEGSKGFTKDLCARYNIPTAAYGRFNDLASAKAYVDQTGAPIVIKADGLAAGKGVTVAMTSDEARAALDACFEGSFGAAGAEVVVEEFMTGEEASFFCLCDGTTALPFGTAQDHKRVGDGDVGPNTGGMGAYSPAPVMTPEMIERTMREIIEPTMRGMAELGAPFAGILFAGLMITDKGPKLIEYNTRFGDPECQVLMMRLKDDLLVLLNAAVDGQLAHTSIRWRDEAALTVVMAARGYPGTPEKGSVIRGVEQAAGEGVQIFHAGTAINGGALVANGGRVLNVTASGATVGEAQKRAYAALDRIDWPDGFCRRDIGWQAVARERAS; this is encoded by the coding sequence ATGAACGTTCTTCTTCTGGGCTCCGGCGGCCGCGAACATGCGCTTGCCTGGAAGATTGCCGCCTCGCCGCTGCTGACCAAACTGTACGCGGCCCCCGGCAATCCGGGCATAGGTGCTGAGGCTGAGCTGGTGAAGCTTGATATCACCGACCACGCCGCCGTGACCGCCTTCTGCCAGGAGAAGAAAATCGACCTCGTCGTGGTTGGTCCGGAAGGGCCGCTTGTCGCCGGTATCGCGGACGATTTGCGCGCCGAAAACATCCGCGTCTTCGGGCCTTCGAAGGCCGCCGCGCGGCTGGAGGGTTCGAAGGGTTTCACCAAGGACCTCTGCGCCCGATACAACATTCCGACCGCCGCCTATGGCCGTTTCAACGATCTGGCCTCAGCCAAGGCCTATGTCGACCAGACCGGCGCGCCGATCGTCATCAAGGCCGATGGGCTCGCCGCCGGCAAGGGCGTCACTGTCGCCATGACGTCGGATGAAGCACGGGCGGCGCTCGATGCCTGCTTCGAAGGATCCTTCGGCGCTGCCGGAGCGGAGGTGGTGGTCGAGGAATTCATGACCGGCGAGGAGGCGAGCTTCTTCTGCCTCTGCGACGGTACGACCGCGCTGCCCTTCGGCACGGCGCAGGACCACAAGCGTGTCGGCGATGGCGATGTCGGCCCCAACACCGGCGGCATGGGCGCCTATTCGCCGGCGCCGGTGATGACGCCGGAAATGATCGAGCGTACCATGCGAGAGATCATCGAGCCGACGATGCGCGGCATGGCCGAGCTTGGCGCGCCCTTCGCCGGCATTCTCTTCGCCGGGCTGATGATCACGGACAAGGGGCCTAAGCTGATCGAATACAACACCCGCTTCGGCGACCCGGAATGCCAGGTGCTGATGATGCGGTTGAAGGACGACCTGCTGGTGCTGCTCAACGCCGCCGTCGACGGTCAGCTGGCGCACACGTCCATACGCTGGCGCGACGAGGCGGCGCTCACCGTGGTGATGGCGGCGCGGGGCTATCCCGGCACACCGGAAAAAGGCTCGGTTATCCGCGGCGTCGAGCAGGCGGCGGGCGAAGGCGTCCAGATCTTCCACGCCGGCACCGCCATCAATGGCGGCGCGCTGGTCGCCAATGGCGGCCGCGTCCTCAATGTCACGGCGAGCGGCGCCACGGTCGGCGAGGCCCAGAAGCGGGCCTATGCCGCGCTCGACCGGATCGATTGGCCGGACGGCTTCTGCCGCCGCGACATTGGCTGGCAGGCCGTGGCGCGCGAGCGGGCGAGCTGA
- a CDS encoding glycoside hydrolase family 25 protein, with amino-acid sequence MMALMSAAKASDFSEPWKSADRALVVDAYEYNSIDWGQLATDKRIAAFINKASDGMPPPYFCFGSDNDVKLCKALWKRHAVTRELFQTRRVVAKALGMKWGAYHLARPGNPVEQANNFLDFADPAPDDLMALDIEGIDPSQWMSLDDAEEFVRQVHRRVGRFPVLYTNGKTAQYIADNRYKYRLLSRLPLWYARYKPDIDVHFPMGNWQGYALWQFSAQANCGRFRCPYRVAGTPNNIDVNVVPTDAATLRQQWPFGGLIDVPSDYLASVPVPLSREAALAGKTTLIYADVATPPTFEEMVAVLGSRWSKFRDGFRMPVVKTVPRRPGFGIVQYVAWKRIGQRSPEQLDAAFAAADPVSTGSTEIDRGRP; translated from the coding sequence ATGATGGCGCTGATGTCGGCGGCAAAGGCTTCGGATTTCTCCGAGCCGTGGAAGAGTGCCGACCGCGCGCTGGTCGTCGACGCCTACGAATACAATTCCATCGACTGGGGGCAGCTCGCCACCGACAAGCGCATCGCCGCCTTCATCAACAAGGCCTCCGACGGCATGCCCCCGCCCTATTTCTGTTTCGGCAGCGACAACGACGTGAAGCTTTGCAAGGCGTTGTGGAAACGCCATGCGGTGACGCGCGAACTGTTCCAGACGCGCCGGGTCGTCGCCAAGGCACTCGGCATGAAATGGGGCGCCTATCACCTTGCCCGCCCTGGCAATCCGGTCGAGCAGGCCAACAATTTCCTCGATTTCGCCGATCCCGCGCCGGACGATCTCATGGCGCTCGACATCGAGGGCATCGATCCCTCGCAATGGATGTCGCTCGACGATGCCGAGGAGTTCGTACGCCAGGTGCATCGGCGCGTCGGCCGCTTCCCGGTGCTCTACACCAACGGCAAGACCGCGCAGTATATCGCCGACAACCGCTACAAATACCGGCTGCTGTCGCGGCTGCCGCTTTGGTACGCACGCTACAAGCCTGACATCGATGTGCATTTTCCCATGGGTAACTGGCAAGGCTACGCGCTCTGGCAGTTTTCTGCGCAGGCCAATTGCGGCCGCTTCCGTTGCCCCTACAGGGTAGCCGGCACGCCCAATAACATCGACGTCAACGTCGTGCCGACGGACGCCGCCACGCTGCGCCAGCAATGGCCTTTTGGCGGACTGATCGACGTGCCATCCGACTACCTTGCCAGCGTGCCGGTGCCGCTCTCGCGCGAAGCAGCGCTCGCCGGCAAGACCACCCTCATCTACGCCGATGTGGCAACGCCGCCGACCTTCGAGGAAATGGTCGCAGTGCTCGGTTCACGCTGGTCCAAATTCCGCGACGGGTTCCGCATGCCCGTCGTGAAGACGGTGCCGCGACGGCCAGGCTTCGGCATCGTGCAATATGTCGCCTGGAAGCGAATCGGGCAGCGTTCGCCAGAGCAGCTGGACGCCGCCTTCGCCGCGGCCGACCCCGTCAGCACCGGTTCGACCGAAATCGATCGCGGCCGGCCGTAA
- a CDS encoding acyl-CoA dehydrogenase, with product MYRAPVEDIAFTLKHVAGMKSALDAGRFGDLGEDLVDAVLGEAGRFATEEVAPLYKIGDEHGAVLRDAAVTMPPGWKELYRRWIDGGWNALSGPEDYGGQALPTMLGVAALEMWNSAAMAFGIGPTLTMGAVEALDKHASEALKAKYLAKLVSGEWMGTMNLTEPQAGSDLAALRARAEPAGDGTYRIFGQKIFITYGEHDFTDNIIHLVLARLPDAPAGTRGISLFLVPKFFVNDDGSLGARNDVFCSGLEHKLGIHASPTCTMIYGDGFRGATPGAIGWLIGEENKGLACMFTMMNNARLAVGMQGVAVAEAATQKAIAYANERRQGKAADYAGAGMAPIVHHPDVQRNLLTMKALTQTARAISYSCAHAIDMARVSDGDQAAHWRDRANLLTPLAKAFSTDVGVEVASLGVQVHGGMGFIEETGAAAFYRDARIAPIYEGTNGIQAIDLVTRKLPLGGGEHVHGFIGELAGAANAVRTSNLQGFGRTADALDAALGDLTQATRFLQKLSADGRMEEALAGATPYLRLISLAAGGAYLARGALADQDRIALCRFFAENLLGEARALRERVIDGAESLAAAGKTLISA from the coding sequence ATGTATCGGGCACCGGTCGAGGATATCGCGTTCACGCTGAAGCATGTTGCGGGCATGAAATCCGCCCTTGATGCCGGTAGGTTCGGCGATCTCGGCGAGGACCTGGTCGACGCCGTCCTTGGCGAGGCCGGCCGTTTCGCCACCGAGGAGGTGGCACCGCTCTATAAGATCGGCGACGAACACGGTGCGGTGCTCAGGGATGCCGCCGTCACCATGCCGCCCGGCTGGAAGGAGCTTTATCGCCGCTGGATCGATGGCGGCTGGAACGCGCTGTCGGGGCCTGAAGACTATGGCGGCCAGGCGCTGCCGACCATGCTGGGCGTCGCCGCGCTCGAAATGTGGAACTCGGCCGCCATGGCCTTCGGCATCGGCCCGACGCTGACCATGGGCGCGGTCGAAGCGCTCGACAAGCATGCCTCCGAAGCGCTCAAGGCGAAGTATCTCGCCAAGCTGGTGTCCGGCGAATGGATGGGCACGATGAATCTGACCGAGCCGCAGGCGGGCTCCGATCTCGCCGCCTTGCGCGCCCGCGCCGAGCCCGCTGGCGACGGCACCTACCGCATCTTCGGCCAGAAGATCTTCATCACCTATGGCGAGCACGATTTCACCGACAACATCATCCATCTGGTGCTGGCGCGGCTGCCCGACGCGCCGGCCGGCACGCGCGGCATCTCGCTGTTCCTGGTGCCGAAGTTTTTCGTCAACGACGATGGCTCGCTTGGCGCCCGCAACGACGTCTTCTGTTCCGGCCTCGAGCACAAGCTCGGCATCCATGCTTCGCCGACCTGCACTATGATTTATGGCGACGGTTTCCGGGGCGCCACGCCCGGCGCCATCGGCTGGCTGATCGGCGAGGAAAACAAGGGCCTCGCCTGCATGTTCACCATGATGAACAATGCCCGCCTCGCCGTCGGCATGCAGGGTGTCGCGGTCGCGGAAGCCGCCACCCAGAAGGCGATCGCCTATGCCAATGAGCGCCGCCAGGGCAAGGCGGCTGATTACGCCGGCGCCGGCATGGCGCCGATCGTCCATCACCCTGACGTGCAGCGCAATCTCCTGACCATGAAGGCGCTGACGCAGACGGCGCGGGCGATCAGCTATTCCTGCGCCCACGCCATCGACATGGCACGCGTCTCGGATGGCGATCAGGCGGCGCATTGGCGCGACCGCGCGAACCTGCTCACGCCGCTGGCCAAGGCCTTTTCGACCGATGTCGGCGTCGAAGTCGCTTCGCTCGGCGTGCAGGTGCATGGCGGCATGGGCTTCATCGAGGAAACGGGTGCCGCAGCCTTCTACCGCGATGCGCGCATCGCGCCGATCTACGAGGGCACCAACGGCATCCAGGCGATCGATCTGGTCACCCGCAAGCTGCCGCTCGGCGGCGGCGAGCATGTGCATGGCTTCATCGGCGAACTCGCCGGGGCCGCCAATGCCGTGCGCACCTCGAACCTGCAAGGTTTCGGCCGCACCGCCGATGCGCTCGACGCAGCACTTGGCGACCTGACGCAAGCGACGCGCTTCCTGCAGAAACTGTCGGCCGACGGCCGGATGGAAGAGGCGCTGGCGGGAGCGACGCCGTATCTCAGGCTGATCTCGCTTGCCGCTGGCGGCGCCTACCTGGCGCGCGGCGCTCTTGCCGATCAGGATCGCATCGCGCTGTGCCGCTTCTTCGCCGAGAACTTGCTCGGCGAGGCACGCGCCTTGAGGGAACGCGTCATCGACGGCGCGGAGAGCCTCGCTGCCGCCGGCAAGACGTTGATATCAGCTTGA
- a CDS encoding crotonase/enoyl-CoA hydratase family protein has translation MTDHILVERQGAIQIIRMNRPDKKNALTRAMYAKMSAALAEGDADPGIRVHVFLGVPGAFSSGNDLADFMVVASGGDGGTEVWDFLMALARVEKAIVSGVDGIAVGIGTTLNLHCDLTFATPRTVFRTPFVDLGLVPEAGSSLLAPRILGQQGAFALLGLGEGFSAERAKAAGLIYDVVEEAALEASVLAAASQIAAKPPQALKIARDLMRGSRDDLVARIGEESEHFRERLKSDEARAALTAFMTRKKG, from the coding sequence GTGACAGACCATATCCTCGTCGAGCGCCAGGGCGCCATCCAGATCATCCGCATGAACCGCCCGGACAAGAAGAACGCGCTGACGCGTGCCATGTACGCGAAAATGTCGGCGGCGCTTGCCGAAGGCGATGCCGATCCGGGGATCCGCGTCCACGTCTTCCTAGGCGTGCCAGGCGCCTTCTCCTCCGGCAACGACCTTGCCGATTTCATGGTTGTCGCCAGCGGCGGTGACGGCGGCACGGAGGTCTGGGATTTCCTGATGGCGCTGGCCAGGGTCGAAAAAGCCATCGTCTCCGGCGTCGACGGCATCGCGGTCGGCATCGGCACGACGCTCAACCTGCATTGCGACCTGACCTTCGCCACGCCGCGCACCGTGTTCAGGACGCCTTTCGTCGATCTTGGCCTGGTGCCCGAGGCCGGCTCCAGTCTGCTGGCGCCGCGCATCCTGGGTCAGCAGGGCGCTTTTGCGCTGCTCGGCCTTGGCGAAGGTTTTTCCGCCGAGCGCGCGAAGGCCGCCGGCCTGATCTACGATGTGGTCGAGGAGGCCGCGCTGGAGGCCTCGGTCCTTGCAGCCGCCAGCCAGATCGCCGCCAAGCCGCCGCAGGCGCTGAAAATCGCGCGCGATCTCATGCGCGGCTCGCGTGACGATCTCGTCGCCCGCATCGGCGAGGAAAGCGAACATTTTCGCGAGCGGCTGAAGTCGGATGAGGCCCGCGCGGCGCTCACCGCGTTCATGACCAGGAAGAAGGGCTGA